Proteins from a single region of Callithrix jacchus isolate 240 chromosome 12, calJac240_pri, whole genome shotgun sequence:
- the SGF29 gene encoding SAGA-associated factor 29, giving the protein MALVSADSRIAELLTELHQLIKQTQEERSRSEHNLVNIQKTHERMQTENKISPYYRTKLRGLYTTAKADAEAECNILRKALDKIAEIKSLLEERRIAAKIAGLYNDSEPPRKTMRRGVLMTLLQQSAMTLPLWIGKPGDKPPPLCGAIPASGDYVARPGDKVAARVKAVDGDEQWILAEVVSYSHATNKYEVDDIDEEGKERHTLSRRRVIPLPQWKANPETDPEALFQKEQLVLALYPQTTCFYRALIHAPPQRPQDDYSVLFEDTSYADGYSPPLNVAQRYVVACKEPKKK; this is encoded by the exons ATGGCCCTCGTGTCTGCCGATTCCCGTATTGCAGAACTTCTCACAGAACTCCATCAGCTGATCAAGCAAACCCAG GAAGAGCGTTCACGGAGCGAACACAACTTAGTGAACATCCAGAAGACCCACGAGCGGATGCAGACAGAGAACAAGA TTTCTCCCTATTATCGGACAAAGCTGCGTGGCCTCTATACAACCGCCAAGGCTGATGCAGAGGCTGAGTGCAA CATCCTTCGGAAAGCTCTGGACAAGATTGCAGAAATCAAGTCTCTATTGGAGGAGAGGCGGATTG cGGCCAAGATCGCGGGTCTCTACAATGATTCAGAGCCACCCCGGAAGACCATGCGCAGAGGTGTGCTGATGACCCTGCTGCAGCAGTCGGCCATGACCCTGCCCCTGTGGATCGGGAAGCCTGGTGACAA GCCCCCACCCCTCTGTGGGGCCATCCCTGCCTCAGGGGACTACGTGGCCAGACCTGGAGACAAGGTGGCTGCCCGGGTGAAGGCTGTGGATGGGGACGAGCAGTGGATCCTGGCCGAGGTGGTCAGTTACAGCCACGCCACCAACAA GTATGAAGTAGATGACATCGATGAAGAAGGCAAAGA GAGACACACCCTGAGCCGGCGCCGGGTCATCCCACTGCCCCAGTGGAAGGCCAACCCCGAGACAGACCCCGAGGCCTTGTTCCAGAAGGAGCAGCTCGTGCTGGCCCTGTATCCCCAGACCACCTGCTTCTACCGCGCCCTGATCCATGCACCCCCACAGCGG CCCCAGGATGACTACTCTGTCCTGTTTGAAGACACCTCCTATGCAGATGGCTATTCCCCTCCCCTCAATGTGGCCCAGAGGTACGTGGTGGCTTGTAAGGAGCCCAAGAAAAAGTGA
- the LOC100389703 gene encoding sulfotransferase 1A1 isoform X4, whose product MELIQDGLHQRLEYVKGVPLIKYFAEALGPLESFQARPDDLLISTYPKSGTTWVSQILDMIYQNGDLDKCHRAPIFMRVPFLEFKAPGVPSGLETLKDTPAPRLLKTHLPLALVPQTLLDQKVKNPKREIQKILEFVGRSLPEDTLDFIVQHTSFKEMKKNPMTNYSTLPKELMDHSISPFMRKGTAGDWKTTFTVAQNERFDADYEEKMAGCSLSFRSQL is encoded by the exons ATGGAGCTGATCCAGGACGGCCTCCACCAGCGACTGGAGTACGTGAAGGGGGTCCCGCTCATCAAGTACTTTGCAGAGGCACTGGGGCCCCTGGAGAGCTTCCAGGCCCGGCCCGATGACCTGCTCATCAGCACCTACCCCAAGTCCG gcACCACCTGGGTGAGCCAGATACTGGACATGATCTACCAGAATGGTGACCTGGACAAGTGTCATCGGGCTCCCATCTTCATGCGGGTGCCCTTCCTTGAGTTCAAAGCCCCAGGGGTTCCCTCAG GGCTGGAGACTCTGAAAGACACACCGGCCCCACGGCTCCTAAAGACACACCTGCCCCTGGCTCTAGTCCCCCAGACCCTgttggatcagaaggtcaag AACCCCAAAAGGGAGATTCAGAAGATCCTGGAGTTTGTGGGGCGCTCCCTGCCAGAGGACACCCTGGACTTCATCGTTCAGCACACGTCATTCAAGGAGATGAAGAAGAACCCCATGACCAACTACTCCACTCTCCCCAAGGAGTTAATGGACCACAGCATCTCCCCCTTCATGAGGAAAG GCACGGCTGGGGACTGGAAAACCACCTTCACCGTGGCGCAGAATGAGCGCTTCGACGCGGACTATGAGGAGAAGATGGCaggctgcagcctcagcttccgcTCCCAGCTGTGA
- the LOC100389703 gene encoding sulfotransferase 1A1 isoform X1, translating to MELIQDGLHQRLEYVKGVPLIKYFAEALGPLESFQARPDDLLISTYPKSGTTWVSQILDMIYQNGDLDKCHRAPIFMRVPFLEFKAPGVPSGLETLKDTPAPRLLKTHLPLALVPQTLLDQKVKFQLLRRLRWEDHLSLRVQDCSEVVYVARNAKDVAVSYHHFYQMAKVHPDPGTWDSFLEKFMAGEVCYGSWYQHVREWWELSCTHPVLYLFYEDMKENPKREIQKILEFVGRSLPEDTLDFIVQHTSFKEMKKNPMTNYSTLPKELMDHSISPFMRKGTAGDWKTTFTVAQNERFDADYEEKMAGCSLSFRSQL from the exons ATGGAGCTGATCCAGGACGGCCTCCACCAGCGACTGGAGTACGTGAAGGGGGTCCCGCTCATCAAGTACTTTGCAGAGGCACTGGGGCCCCTGGAGAGCTTCCAGGCCCGGCCCGATGACCTGCTCATCAGCACCTACCCCAAGTCCG gcACCACCTGGGTGAGCCAGATACTGGACATGATCTACCAGAATGGTGACCTGGACAAGTGTCATCGGGCTCCCATCTTCATGCGGGTGCCCTTCCTTGAGTTCAAAGCCCCAGGGGTTCCCTCAG GGCTGGAGACTCTGAAAGACACACCGGCCCCACGGCTCCTAAAGACACACCTGCCCCTGGCTCTAGTCCCCCAGACCCTgttggatcagaaggtcaag ttccaactactccggaggctgaggtgggaggatcatctgagcctaagagttcaagactgcagtgag GTGGTCTATGTTGCCCGCAACGCAAAGGACGTGGCCGTCTCCTACCACCATTTCTACCAGATGGCCAAGGTGCACCCTGACCCTGGGACCTGGGACAGCTTCCTGGAGAAGTTCATGGCCGGAGAAG TGTGCTACGGTTCCTGGTACCAGCACGTGCGGGAGTGGTGGGAGCTGAGCTGCACACACCCTGTTCTCTACCTCTTCTATGAAGACATGAAGGAG AACCCCAAAAGGGAGATTCAGAAGATCCTGGAGTTTGTGGGGCGCTCCCTGCCAGAGGACACCCTGGACTTCATCGTTCAGCACACGTCATTCAAGGAGATGAAGAAGAACCCCATGACCAACTACTCCACTCTCCCCAAGGAGTTAATGGACCACAGCATCTCCCCCTTCATGAGGAAAG GCACGGCTGGGGACTGGAAAACCACCTTCACCGTGGCGCAGAATGAGCGCTTCGACGCGGACTATGAGGAGAAGATGGCaggctgcagcctcagcttccgcTCCCAGCTGTGA
- the LOC100389703 gene encoding sulfotransferase 1A1 isoform X2, which produces MELIQDGLHQRLEYVKGVPLIKYFAEALGPLESFQARPDDLLISTYPKSGTTWVSQILDMIYQNGDLDKCHRAPIFMRVPFLEFKAPGVPSGLETLKDTPAPRLLKTHLPLALVPQTLLDQKVKVVYVARNAKDVAVSYHHFYQMAKVHPDPGTWDSFLEKFMAGEVCYGSWYQHVREWWELSCTHPVLYLFYEDMKENPKREIQKILEFVGRSLPEDTLDFIVQHTSFKEMKKNPMTNYSTLPKELMDHSISPFMRKGTAGDWKTTFTVAQNERFDADYEEKMAGCSLSFRSQL; this is translated from the exons ATGGAGCTGATCCAGGACGGCCTCCACCAGCGACTGGAGTACGTGAAGGGGGTCCCGCTCATCAAGTACTTTGCAGAGGCACTGGGGCCCCTGGAGAGCTTCCAGGCCCGGCCCGATGACCTGCTCATCAGCACCTACCCCAAGTCCG gcACCACCTGGGTGAGCCAGATACTGGACATGATCTACCAGAATGGTGACCTGGACAAGTGTCATCGGGCTCCCATCTTCATGCGGGTGCCCTTCCTTGAGTTCAAAGCCCCAGGGGTTCCCTCAG GGCTGGAGACTCTGAAAGACACACCGGCCCCACGGCTCCTAAAGACACACCTGCCCCTGGCTCTAGTCCCCCAGACCCTgttggatcagaaggtcaag GTGGTCTATGTTGCCCGCAACGCAAAGGACGTGGCCGTCTCCTACCACCATTTCTACCAGATGGCCAAGGTGCACCCTGACCCTGGGACCTGGGACAGCTTCCTGGAGAAGTTCATGGCCGGAGAAG TGTGCTACGGTTCCTGGTACCAGCACGTGCGGGAGTGGTGGGAGCTGAGCTGCACACACCCTGTTCTCTACCTCTTCTATGAAGACATGAAGGAG AACCCCAAAAGGGAGATTCAGAAGATCCTGGAGTTTGTGGGGCGCTCCCTGCCAGAGGACACCCTGGACTTCATCGTTCAGCACACGTCATTCAAGGAGATGAAGAAGAACCCCATGACCAACTACTCCACTCTCCCCAAGGAGTTAATGGACCACAGCATCTCCCCCTTCATGAGGAAAG GCACGGCTGGGGACTGGAAAACCACCTTCACCGTGGCGCAGAATGAGCGCTTCGACGCGGACTATGAGGAGAAGATGGCaggctgcagcctcagcttccgcTCCCAGCTGTGA
- the LOC100389703 gene encoding sulfotransferase 1A1 isoform X3 has translation MTAQKEKRKQNPPLGPCSFILLFSKNQTSWLCRSTLSLPPAGNLRRVKEKLPDSQPHPFLRGAKLSPALAADPSHTGLRKPSAQTIALHSPHRTHTQPLWARRARLPKAQVVYVARNAKDVAVSYHHFYQMAKVHPDPGTWDSFLEKFMAGEVCYGSWYQHVREWWELSCTHPVLYLFYEDMKENPKREIQKILEFVGRSLPEDTLDFIVQHTSFKEMKKNPMTNYSTLPKELMDHSISPFMRKGTAGDWKTTFTVAQNERFDADYEEKMAGCSLSFRSQL, from the exons ATGacagctcaaaaagaaaaaagaaaacaaaacccaccaTTGGGCCCTTGttctttcattcttctgttttctaaaaaccAAACGTCTTGGCTTTGCAGATCCACGCTAAGCTTGCCTCCAGCTGGCAACCTAAGGAGGGTAAAGGAGAAGCTCCCCGACTCCCAACCCCACCCCTTCCTCCGGGGAGCAAAACTAAGTCCCGCCCTGGCTGCAGATCCCTCCCACACTGGACTTAGGAAACCCTCAGCACAGACAATAGCCCTGCATTCCCCACACCGCACCCACACTCAGCCACTGTGGGCGAGGAGGGCCAGGCTCCCGAAAGCTCAG GTGGTCTATGTTGCCCGCAACGCAAAGGACGTGGCCGTCTCCTACCACCATTTCTACCAGATGGCCAAGGTGCACCCTGACCCTGGGACCTGGGACAGCTTCCTGGAGAAGTTCATGGCCGGAGAAG TGTGCTACGGTTCCTGGTACCAGCACGTGCGGGAGTGGTGGGAGCTGAGCTGCACACACCCTGTTCTCTACCTCTTCTATGAAGACATGAAGGAG AACCCCAAAAGGGAGATTCAGAAGATCCTGGAGTTTGTGGGGCGCTCCCTGCCAGAGGACACCCTGGACTTCATCGTTCAGCACACGTCATTCAAGGAGATGAAGAAGAACCCCATGACCAACTACTCCACTCTCCCCAAGGAGTTAATGGACCACAGCATCTCCCCCTTCATGAGGAAAG GCACGGCTGGGGACTGGAAAACCACCTTCACCGTGGCGCAGAATGAGCGCTTCGACGCGGACTATGAGGAGAAGATGGCaggctgcagcctcagcttccgcTCCCAGCTGTGA
- the LOC103796600 gene encoding uncharacterized protein LOC103796600, whose translation MRHTLRLNSVTSHSYQGMGPERYSQASQAPSRLDPEYQDKDSAAQAWLIQLGTLFPELDQAGTRRLHSPRHRPSRGRSCPGSSQRNSSARQITWALGGQPGSGQHKGPCLSSPRQQAGFHPCLFSCLGLLSSWDYSGQDPEFLLRAAPEDRAQRGAGDPAAAVGHDPAPVDREAWPPPLCGAIPASGDYVARPGDKVAAQ comes from the exons ATGCGccacactctgagattgaatt CAGTGACATCTCACAGCTACCAAGGCATGGGGCCAGAGAGATACAGTCAGGCATCACAAGCCCCCTCCAGGCTGGACCCTGAATATCAAGATAAGGACTCGGCTGCCCAGGCCTGGCTTATACAACTGGGCACCCTCTTCCCAGAGCTGGACCAGGCTGGCACCAGGAGACTGCACTCACCTAGGCATCGGCCCTCTAGGGGCAGAAGCTGCCCTGGTTCTTCCCAAAGGAACTCCTCTGCCAGGCAGATCACATGGGCCCTTGGCGGGCAGCCAGGGTCAGGGCAACACAAAGGCCCCTGCTTATCCAGTCCCAGGCAGCAGGCAG gCTTCCACCCCTgcttattctcctgcctcggcctcttgagtagctgggattacag CGGCCAAGATCCCGAGTTTCTACTCAGAGCCGCCCCGGAAGACCGTGCACAGAGGGGTGCTGGTGACCCTGCTGCAGCAGTTGGCCACGACCCTGCCCCTGTGGATCGGGAAGCCTG GCCCCCACCCCTCTGTGGGGCCATCCCTGCCTCAGGGGACTACGTGGCCAGACCTGGAGACAAGGTGGCTGCCCAGTGA
- the LOC100390305 gene encoding sulfotransferase 1A1, whose protein sequence is MELIQDGLRQQLQYVKGVPLIKDFAEALGPLESFQARPDDLLISTYPKSGTTWVSQILDMIYQNGDLDKCHRAPIFMRVPFLEFKAPGVASGLETLKDTPAPRLIKTHLPLVLLPQTLLDQKVKVVYVARNAKDVAVSYYHFYQMAKVHPDPGTWDSFLEKFMAGEVSYGSWYQHVREWWELSCTHPVLYLFYEDMKENPKREILKILEFVGRSLPEETVDLMVQHTSFEEMKKNPMTNYTVVPQELMDHSISPFMRRGMAGDWKTTFTVAQNERFDEDYAEKMAGCSLSFRSQL, encoded by the exons ATGGAACTGATCCAGGACGGCCTCCGCCAGCAACTGCAGTACGTGAAGGGGGTCCCGCTCATCAAGGACTTTGCGGAGGCACTGGGGCCCCTGGAGAGCTTCCAGGCCCGGCCCGATGACCTGCTCATCAGCACCTACCCCAAGTCCG gcACCACCTGGGTGAGCCAGATACTGGACATGATCTACCAGAATGGTGACCTGGACAAGTGTCATCGGGCTCCCATCTTCATGCGGGTGCCCTTCCTTGAGTTCAAAGCCCCAGGGGTTGCCTCAG GGCTGGAGACTCTGAAGGACACACCGGCCCCACGGCTCATCAAGACGCACCTGCCCCTGGTCCTGCTCCCCCAGACTCTgttggatcagaaggtcaag GTGGTCTATGTTGCCCGCAACGCAAAGGACGTGGCCGTCTCCTACTACCACTTCTACCAGATGGCCAAGGTGCACCCTGACCCTGGGACCTGGGACAGCTTCCTGGAGAAGTTCATGGCCGGAGAAG TGTCCTACGGGTCCTGGTACCAGCACGTGCGGGAGTGGTGGGAGCTGAGCTGCACACACCCTGTTCTCTACCTCTTCTATGAAGACATGAAGGAG AACCCAAAAAGGGAGATTCTGAAGATCCTGGAGTTTGTGGGGCGCTCCCTGCCAGAGGAGACCGTGGACCTCATGGTTCAGCACACATCGTTTGAGGAGATGAAGAAGAACCCCATGACCAACTACACTGTCGTTCCCCAGGAGTTAATGGACCACAGCATCTCCCCCTTCATGCGGAGAG gcATGGCTGGAGACTGGAAAACCACCTTCACTGTGGCGCAGAATGAGCGCTTCGACGAGGACTATGCGGAGAAGATGGCaggctgcagcctcagcttccgcTCCCAGCTGTGA